A genomic segment from Bradyrhizobium sp. CB1015 encodes:
- a CDS encoding AtzE family amidohydrolase has product MSAKPETASEIASAVAGGKMSALAATEAALARIEQHDRILNSFTDVTAERARAKARAIDADIAAGKKVGPLAGVPFAVKNLFDVAGLPTRAGSKINRDLAPARRDATLIERMEAAGAVLVGALNMGEYAYDFTGENIHDGPSRNPHDTTRMSGGSSGGSGSAVGGALVPIALGSDTNGSIRVPSSFCGIFGLKPTYGRLSRARSFPFVASLDHLGPFARSVADLALAYDAMQGPDADDGACTTRGLEPVTPLLAEPISGLRVAVAGGHFQKNVFPEAVEAVSRVAKALGATQVVDVPEASRARAAAYVITTTEGASLHLDRLRKRPNDFDPAVRDRLIAGAMVPAALVDRAQKFRRWYRAQLAEIFKSVDVLLAPATPCTAPKLGQVNFNLDGVELPVRANIGIHTQPISFIGLPVVAVPVPLEPLPIGVQIICAPWREDIALRVAHALEKMGVVAAPAPRGF; this is encoded by the coding sequence ATGTCCGCAAAGCCAGAGACGGCCTCCGAGATCGCAAGTGCGGTTGCGGGCGGCAAGATGTCCGCGCTCGCTGCCACCGAAGCTGCGCTCGCGCGCATCGAGCAGCACGACCGCATCCTCAATTCCTTCACCGACGTCACCGCCGAGCGCGCCCGCGCGAAAGCGCGCGCAATCGATGCCGACATCGCTGCGGGCAAGAAAGTCGGTCCGCTCGCCGGCGTCCCCTTCGCCGTCAAGAACCTGTTCGATGTTGCTGGCCTGCCGACGCGCGCCGGCTCGAAGATCAACCGGGACCTCGCGCCCGCCAGGCGCGATGCGACGTTGATCGAGCGGATGGAGGCCGCGGGCGCCGTTCTCGTCGGCGCGCTCAATATGGGCGAATACGCCTACGATTTTACGGGCGAGAACATCCATGACGGCCCCTCGCGCAATCCGCACGACACCACGCGAATGAGCGGAGGCTCGTCGGGTGGCTCGGGCAGCGCCGTCGGCGGCGCGCTGGTGCCGATCGCGCTCGGCTCCGACACCAACGGCTCGATCCGCGTGCCGTCGTCGTTCTGCGGCATCTTCGGCTTGAAGCCCACCTACGGACGGCTGTCGCGCGCGCGCTCCTTCCCGTTCGTGGCGAGCCTCGATCATCTCGGCCCGTTCGCGCGCTCCGTCGCCGATCTCGCACTCGCCTATGACGCGATGCAGGGACCGGACGCGGACGACGGCGCCTGCACCACACGTGGGTTGGAGCCCGTCACGCCGCTGCTCGCTGAGCCCATTTCCGGTCTGCGCGTTGCGGTTGCCGGCGGGCACTTCCAGAAGAACGTGTTTCCGGAAGCGGTCGAAGCCGTCAGTCGCGTCGCCAAGGCGCTGGGCGCAACGCAAGTGGTGGATGTTCCCGAAGCATCGCGCGCCCGCGCCGCCGCCTATGTCATCACCACCACCGAAGGCGCTTCGCTCCATCTCGATCGCCTGCGCAAGCGCCCGAACGACTTTGACCCGGCCGTGCGCGACCGACTGATCGCAGGCGCCATGGTCCCGGCGGCGCTGGTCGATCGCGCCCAGAAATTCCGCCGCTGGTATCGCGCGCAGCTTGCCGAGATCTTCAAATCGGTCGACGTGCTGCTGGCACCGGCGACGCCCTGCACCGCGCCGAAGCTCGGACAGGTCAATTTCAATCTCGACGGCGTCGAGCTGCCGGTGCGCGCCAATATCGGCATCCACACCCAGCCGATCTCCTTCATCGGCCTGCCGGTGGTCGCGGTGCCGGTACCGCTCGAGCCGCTGCCGATCGGCGTGCAGATCATCTGTGCGCCCTGGCGCGAGGACATCGCGCTGCGCGTCGCGCACGCATTGGAAAAGATGGGCGTCGTCGCTGCGCCCGCGCCGAGAGGGTTTTGA
- a CDS encoding DUF4089 domain-containing protein has protein sequence MAEPLDEYIDAVSKALALPIEEAWRPAVRANLDVSLRLGRLVDEFALPDETEPAPIFTA, from the coding sequence ATGGCCGAACCCCTGGACGAGTATATCGACGCCGTATCGAAGGCGCTGGCGTTGCCGATCGAGGAGGCCTGGAGGCCTGCCGTGCGCGCCAACCTCGACGTCTCGCTGCGGCTTGGCCGTCTGGTCGACGAATTCGCGCTGCCGGACGAGACCGAGCCGGCACCGATCTTCACGGCCTGA
- a CDS encoding ABC transporter ATP-binding protein, producing MTAQPLLDVQDLTVEFTTRRGIVKAVQHVNISVAKGETLAIVGESGSGKSVTSYAVMRILDRAGKIAEGSVMFSGIDVKAATEDQMRDLRGREVSMIFQNPRAALNPIRKVGDQIEDVLRTHVQQAQVADHGEKAIEALEQVRIARPRERYHAYPFELSGGMCQRVVIALALACNPQLLIADEPTTGLDVTTQKAVMDLIVELTKRRAMSTILITHDLGLAAAYCDRVVVMEKGRVVETATAADIFANPQHPYTKKLMRATPRLGVSLRDLLPEDEGATSSASVVAAPDRHASQSEGKSDQLLLRVDKLVKEYPRQGATAVLGKLFRRKPPVEPDAFRAVDGISFAIGHGESVGLVGESGCGKSTTSMMVMRLLDQTSGLIQFDGEDISGIAPAAFARLPQRSRIQMVFQDPTDSLNPRFTAARAIADPIMQLGDIRGRDALRARCEELATMVGLPHNLLDRFPHQLSGGQKARVGIARAIALHPKLVILDEPTAALDVSVQAVVLNLLQDLKARLGMSYLFVSHDLNVVRLLCDRVIVMRTGRIVEEGSSEQVLSDPKDDYTKELLTAIPHPPLPVH from the coding sequence ATGACCGCCCAGCCGCTGCTCGACGTCCAGGACCTCACGGTCGAATTCACCACCCGCCGCGGCATCGTCAAGGCGGTGCAGCACGTCAACATCTCCGTGGCCAAGGGCGAGACGCTCGCCATCGTCGGCGAGTCCGGCTCCGGCAAGTCGGTGACCTCCTACGCGGTGATGCGCATCCTCGACCGCGCCGGCAAGATCGCCGAGGGCTCGGTGATGTTCTCCGGCATCGACGTCAAGGCGGCGACCGAAGACCAGATGCGCGATCTGCGCGGCCGCGAAGTCTCGATGATCTTCCAGAATCCGCGCGCCGCGCTGAACCCGATCCGGAAAGTGGGCGACCAGATCGAGGACGTGCTGCGCACCCATGTGCAGCAGGCCCAGGTCGCCGATCACGGCGAGAAGGCCATCGAGGCGCTGGAGCAGGTCAGGATCGCCCGCCCGCGCGAGCGCTATCACGCCTATCCGTTCGAGCTCTCAGGCGGCATGTGCCAGCGCGTCGTCATCGCCCTCGCGCTCGCCTGCAATCCGCAGCTCCTGATCGCGGACGAGCCGACGACCGGATTGGATGTCACCACGCAGAAGGCGGTGATGGACCTGATCGTCGAGCTGACCAAGCGCCGCGCGATGTCGACCATCCTGATCACGCACGATCTCGGCCTCGCCGCCGCCTATTGCGACCGCGTCGTCGTGATGGAGAAGGGCCGCGTCGTCGAGACCGCCACGGCCGCCGACATCTTCGCGAACCCGCAGCACCCCTATACGAAAAAGCTGATGCGCGCGACGCCGCGGCTCGGTGTGAGCTTGCGGGATCTGCTGCCGGAAGACGAGGGCGCAACTTCATCTGCATCCGTTGTCGCTGCGCCTGACCGGCACGCTTCTCAAAGCGAAGGGAAGAGCGACCAGCTTCTCCTCCGCGTCGATAAACTCGTGAAAGAGTATCCCCGCCAGGGCGCGACCGCCGTGCTCGGCAAACTGTTCCGGCGCAAGCCGCCGGTCGAGCCCGACGCGTTCCGCGCCGTCGACGGCATCAGCTTTGCGATCGGCCATGGCGAGAGCGTCGGCCTCGTCGGCGAGTCCGGCTGCGGCAAGTCGACCACGTCGATGATGGTGATGCGTCTCCTCGACCAGACCTCCGGCCTGATCCAGTTCGACGGCGAGGACATCTCGGGCATCGCGCCTGCCGCCTTCGCCCGGTTGCCGCAGCGCAGCCGCATCCAGATGGTGTTCCAGGACCCCACCGACAGCCTCAATCCGCGCTTCACCGCCGCCCGCGCCATCGCCGACCCGATCATGCAGCTTGGCGACATCCGGGGACGCGATGCGCTGCGCGCCCGCTGCGAGGAACTGGCCACCATGGTCGGCCTGCCCCACAATCTGCTCGACCGTTTCCCGCACCAATTGTCGGGCGGCCAGAAGGCCCGTGTCGGCATCGCCCGGGCGATCGCCCTTCATCCCAAGCTCGTCATCCTGGACGAGCCGACCGCGGCGCTGGACGTCTCCGTGCAGGCCGTCGTCCTCAATCTGCTGCAGGACCTCAAGGCGCGGCTAGGTATGAGCTATCTGTTCGTCTCGCATGATTTGAATGTGGTGCGCTTGTTGTGCGATCGTGTCATTGTGATGCGGACCGGACGGATCGTCGAGGAGGGCTCTTCCGAGCAGGTGCTCAGCGATCCCAAGGACGACTACACCAAGGAGCTGCTGACGGCGATCCCGCATCCGCCGTTGCCAGTGCACTAG
- a CDS encoding ABC transporter permease, producing MSSVAPAVEPVGPARTSGLVAILEQTRYVLSENKVTGFAFALLLIIVFAALFGPYVVPYDPLASDTAAALKPPSAAHWFGTDQLGRDIFSRVIVATRLDFFIAIASVALVFLMGGLAGIAAGYFGGWTDRVVGRIADTIMAFPLFVLAMGIVAALGNTVQNIILATAIVNFPLYARVARAEANVRRNAGFVQAARLSGNGEFRILLVHILPNIMPIMIVQMSLTMGYAILNAAGLSFIGLGVRPPTAEWGIMVAEGAGFMVSGEWWIALFPGLALMIAVFCFNLLGDGLRDIVDPQRRT from the coding sequence ATGAGCTCCGTTGCGCCTGCTGTTGAACCTGTCGGTCCCGCCCGCACGTCAGGCCTCGTCGCGATCCTCGAACAGACCCGTTACGTCCTCAGCGAGAACAAGGTCACGGGCTTCGCCTTCGCGCTGCTCCTGATCATCGTGTTCGCCGCGCTGTTCGGTCCCTATGTCGTCCCCTACGATCCGCTCGCTTCCGACACCGCCGCTGCACTGAAGCCGCCGTCGGCGGCGCACTGGTTCGGCACCGACCAGCTGGGGCGCGACATCTTCAGCCGCGTCATCGTCGCCACGCGTCTCGACTTCTTCATCGCGATCGCGTCGGTTGCTCTGGTGTTCCTGATGGGCGGCCTTGCCGGCATCGCGGCCGGCTATTTCGGCGGCTGGACCGACCGCGTCGTCGGCCGCATCGCCGACACCATCATGGCCTTTCCGCTGTTCGTGCTGGCGATGGGCATTGTCGCCGCGCTCGGCAACACCGTGCAGAACATCATCCTGGCCACCGCGATCGTCAACTTCCCGCTCTATGCCCGCGTCGCGCGCGCCGAAGCCAATGTCCGCCGCAATGCCGGCTTCGTGCAGGCCGCGCGTCTCTCAGGGAACGGCGAGTTCCGCATCCTGCTGGTGCACATCCTGCCGAACATCATGCCGATCATGATCGTGCAGATGTCGCTGACCATGGGCTACGCCATCCTCAACGCCGCTGGCCTCTCCTTCATCGGCCTCGGCGTCCGTCCCCCCACGGCCGAATGGGGCATCATGGTCGCCGAAGGTGCCGGCTTCATGGTCTCGGGCGAATGGTGGATCGCGCTCTTCCCCGGCCTTGCCCTGATGATCGCCGTGTTCTGCTTCAACCTCCTCGGCGACGGCCTGCGCGACATCGTCGATCCCCAGCGGAGGACGTGA
- a CDS encoding ABC transporter permease, producing the protein MLTMIGKRLMFAIPSLIGVVIVTFLLTRALPGDPAAYFAGPAATKEAVEQIRKKLGFDKPLIEQFFRYANDLAHGDFGNSLTTGQPVATEIRNRLPASAELTLLGLFVSIAIAIPLGVLAATRPGSWIDHLCRVTTTAGVSLPVFFTGLVLVYVFYFRLGWSPAPLGRLDVFYSAPPTVTGFYLIDTLIARDVEAFRSALSQLILPATTLAIFSLAPIARMTRASMLAVLASEFVRTARASGLSPATVIVTYAFRNAMLPVITTLSMVFSFLLGANVLVEKVFAWPGIGSYAVEALISSDFAPVQGFVLTMAVMYVLLNLIIDILYGVIDPRVRLEG; encoded by the coding sequence ATGCTGACCATGATCGGCAAGCGGTTGATGTTCGCGATCCCTTCGCTGATCGGCGTCGTCATCGTCACCTTCCTGCTGACGCGCGCGCTGCCGGGCGATCCCGCGGCCTACTTTGCCGGCCCCGCCGCGACCAAGGAAGCCGTGGAGCAGATCCGCAAAAAGCTCGGCTTCGACAAGCCGCTGATCGAGCAGTTCTTCCGCTATGCCAACGATCTCGCGCACGGCGATTTCGGCAACTCGCTGACGACCGGCCAGCCGGTCGCCACCGAGATCCGCAACCGCCTGCCGGCTTCGGCCGAGCTGACGCTGCTCGGCCTGTTCGTGTCCATTGCAATCGCCATTCCGCTCGGCGTGCTGGCGGCGACGCGGCCGGGATCGTGGATCGACCATCTCTGCCGGGTCACGACCACCGCCGGCGTGTCGCTGCCGGTGTTCTTCACCGGCCTCGTGCTGGTCTATGTCTTCTACTTCCGGCTCGGCTGGTCGCCGGCGCCGCTCGGCCGCCTCGACGTGTTCTACAGCGCGCCGCCGACGGTGACCGGCTTCTATCTGATCGACACTTTGATCGCGCGCGATGTCGAGGCGTTTCGTTCAGCGTTGAGCCAGCTCATTCTTCCCGCAACGACGCTCGCGATCTTCTCGCTGGCGCCGATCGCGCGCATGACGCGCGCCTCGATGTTGGCGGTGCTCGCATCCGAATTCGTCCGCACCGCGCGCGCCAGCGGCCTGTCGCCGGCAACCGTGATCGTCACCTACGCGTTCCGCAACGCGATGCTGCCGGTCATCACCACGCTCAGCATGGTGTTCTCATTCCTGTTGGGCGCCAACGTGCTGGTGGAGAAGGTGTTCGCCTGGCCCGGCATCGGCTCCTACGCGGTGGAAGCGCTGATCTCCTCGGACTTCGCGCCGGTGCAGGGTTTCGTGCTGACCATGGCGGTGATGTACGTGCTGCTCAATCTGATCATCGACATTCTCTATGGCGTGATCGACCCGCGCGTGCGGTTGGAGGGCTAG
- a CDS encoding ABC transporter substrate-binding protein, protein MKRRDFLKSVSGLAAGAALPAMPSVISSAKADARAETLLIVSEGGPNNLDIHGVGTNVPGYEVSWNCYDRLISHEMKSGPGGVPYYDRDKFKGELADDMKIDDMSVTFKLKKNAKFHDGAPVTAKDVKWSLDRAVSVGGFPTFQMSAGSLTKAKQFVVIDDHTVRVDFLKKDRLTIPDLAVIVPCIVNSELVKKNASEKDPWGLEYTKQQTAGSGAYKVTKWTAGTEVIMERNEDWVGGPLPKIKRVIWRMVPQAGNRRALLERGDADISYELPFKDFQEMKANGKLNVVSLPFSNGIQYIGMNVTKPPFDNVKVRQAIAYALPYQKIMDAVLFGLGNPMFGAKDKATEVAWPQPHKYNTDMEKAKALLTEAGYANGFETTISFDLNFAGVNEPLCVLVQESLAQLGIKTTINKVPGANWRTELNKKEMPLFTNVFSGWLDYPEYFFYWCYHGNNSVFNTMSYKSAAMDKFIDGARTAAATGDKAAYDADVKGFVDLAFAEVPRIPLYQPFVNVAMQKNISGYQYWFHRRLDYRAMAKG, encoded by the coding sequence ATGAAGCGCCGCGATTTTCTCAAATCCGTTTCCGGGTTGGCCGCTGGCGCGGCGCTTCCGGCCATGCCGTCCGTGATCTCCTCGGCCAAGGCCGATGCCCGCGCGGAGACGCTGCTGATCGTCTCGGAAGGCGGCCCCAACAATCTCGATATCCATGGCGTCGGCACCAACGTGCCCGGCTATGAAGTCTCTTGGAATTGCTACGACCGCCTGATCAGCCACGAGATGAAGAGCGGCCCCGGCGGCGTGCCCTATTACGACCGCGACAAGTTCAAGGGCGAGCTCGCCGACGACATGAAGATCGACGACATGTCGGTCACCTTCAAGCTGAAGAAGAACGCCAAATTCCACGACGGCGCACCCGTCACGGCGAAGGACGTCAAATGGTCGCTCGACCGCGCCGTCAGCGTCGGCGGCTTCCCGACCTTCCAGATGAGCGCGGGCTCGCTGACCAAAGCCAAGCAGTTCGTCGTCATCGACGATCACACCGTCCGCGTCGACTTCCTGAAGAAGGACAGGCTGACGATCCCCGATCTCGCGGTCATCGTGCCCTGCATCGTCAATTCCGAGCTCGTGAAGAAGAATGCGAGCGAGAAGGACCCCTGGGGTCTCGAATACACCAAGCAGCAGACCGCCGGCTCCGGCGCCTACAAGGTGACGAAGTGGACCGCGGGCACCGAAGTGATCATGGAGCGCAACGAGGATTGGGTCGGCGGTCCGCTGCCCAAGATCAAGCGCGTGATCTGGCGCATGGTGCCGCAGGCCGGCAACCGCCGTGCGCTGCTCGAGCGCGGCGATGCCGACATCTCCTATGAGCTGCCGTTCAAGGACTTCCAGGAGATGAAGGCGAACGGCAAGCTCAACGTGGTGTCGCTGCCGTTCTCCAACGGCATCCAATATATCGGCATGAACGTCACCAAGCCGCCGTTCGACAATGTGAAGGTGCGGCAGGCCATCGCCTATGCGCTGCCGTATCAGAAGATCATGGACGCGGTGCTGTTCGGCCTCGGCAATCCCATGTTCGGCGCAAAGGACAAGGCGACCGAGGTCGCCTGGCCGCAGCCGCACAAGTACAACACCGACATGGAGAAGGCGAAGGCGCTGCTGACTGAGGCCGGTTACGCCAACGGCTTCGAGACCACGATCTCGTTCGACCTCAACTTCGCCGGCGTCAACGAGCCGCTGTGCGTGCTGGTGCAGGAGAGCCTCGCCCAACTCGGCATCAAGACCACCATCAACAAGGTGCCCGGCGCCAACTGGCGCACCGAACTCAACAAGAAGGAGATGCCGCTCTTCACCAACGTGTTCTCGGGTTGGCTCGATTACCCCGAGTACTTCTTCTACTGGTGCTATCACGGCAACAATTCCGTCTTCAACACCATGAGCTACAAGTCGGCCGCGATGGACAAGTTCATCGACGGTGCGCGCACGGCGGCCGCCACCGGTGATAAGGCCGCTTACGACGCCGACGTGAAAGGCTTCGTCGATCTCGCCTTCGCCGAGGTCCCGCGCATCCCGCTCTACCAGCCCTTCGTCAACGTCGCGATGCAGAAGAACATCAGCGGCTATCAGTACTGGTTCCACCGCAGGCTGGACTATCGCGCGATGGCGAAGGGGTGA
- a CDS encoding phosphotransferase, with translation MTITPPQQLPHLTDSASFRAFRSASAQWLPIALDIARGHGLDTGSPHVFATGTNLVVGLGDKLILKIFPPLLAAQFVSERAALAQLKGRLQLPIPEIVAEGMRDGWPYLVMTRLAGTLGSEVWPSLPEPQKEHLLRQIGETIAAVQRVPPGELASIEPRWDAFMRAQMQGCRARHMRLGLAPKFLAGLDDLLRDAAKLIPMDAPPVILIGEYIPENFLLACDDGQWSLKGLFDFGDVLAGWRDYDLLGPSAFMAAGRPRRVKSLLEGLGYAKPDDTLKRRLMALMLLHRASDLNRHICIAGWQERANDLVELQELIWPG, from the coding sequence ATGACAATCACGCCGCCGCAACAGCTGCCTCACCTCACCGACTCCGCAAGCTTCCGCGCCTTCCGCTCCGCCTCCGCGCAATGGCTGCCGATCGCCCTCGACATCGCACGCGGCCATGGCCTCGACACCGGCTCACCGCATGTGTTTGCGACCGGCACCAATCTCGTGGTCGGCCTCGGCGACAAGCTGATCCTGAAGATCTTCCCGCCGCTGCTCGCAGCGCAATTCGTCTCGGAGCGCGCCGCGCTGGCGCAGCTCAAAGGTCGTCTGCAGCTGCCGATCCCGGAGATCGTCGCGGAGGGGATGCGCGACGGCTGGCCCTATCTCGTCATGACGCGTCTTGCCGGCACGCTCGGCTCGGAGGTCTGGCCTTCACTGCCGGAGCCGCAGAAGGAGCACCTGCTGCGCCAGATCGGCGAGACCATCGCCGCCGTGCAGCGCGTTCCGCCCGGGGAGCTCGCGTCCATCGAGCCGCGCTGGGACGCGTTCATGCGCGCCCAGATGCAGGGTTGCCGCGCCAGGCACATGCGCCTCGGTCTCGCACCGAAATTCCTCGCCGGCCTCGACGACCTCCTGCGCGACGCCGCAAAGCTGATCCCGATGGACGCGCCGCCGGTGATCCTGATCGGCGAATACATCCCCGAGAATTTTCTGCTCGCCTGCGATGACGGCCAATGGTCGCTCAAAGGTCTGTTCGATTTCGGCGACGTGCTGGCGGGATGGCGCGACTACGATTTGCTCGGCCCCAGCGCCTTCATGGCGGCGGGCCGGCCGAGGAGGGTGAAGAGCCTGCTCGAAGGTTTGGGCTATGCGAAGCCGGACGATACGCTCAAGCGCCGCCTGATGGCCCTGATGCTGCTGCACCGCGCCAGCGATCTCAACCGCCATATCTGCATCGCGGGCTGGCAGGAGAGGGCGAATGATCTCGTCGAACTGCAGGAGCTGATCTGGCCGGGCTGA
- the ugpB gene encoding sn-glycerol-3-phosphate ABC transporter substrate-binding protein UgpB — MSALRLLQLVVAFAALSLAAPARAATEIALWHAMSGELGRQLEKLAADFNASQSDYRIVPVYKGNYTETVTAAIFAFRSRSQPAIVQVNEVATATMTAAKGAIYPVFSLMRDQGEPFSLNDYLPAVSGYYTDAAGNLLSFPFNSSTPILYYNKTMFRDAGLDPEAPPKTWPELGAAAKRLRDRGAACGFTTSWPSWIHVENFSAFHNLAVASRANGFAGLDAELSINNPTLVHHVAALSEWQKSKLFDYSGRGQSAEPRFQKGECGIFIGSSATRADIKANSKFEIGYGMMPYWPDVAGAPQNSIIGGATLWVLRDRPRGEYKGVARFFAYLSQPGVQAAWHQNTGYLPVTRAAFELTRSQGFYERNPGSAISFEQITLNPPTENSKGIRLGSFVLIRGVIEDELEQAFAGHKSAQSALDSAVERGNKLLRQFERASPER, encoded by the coding sequence ATGTCAGCCTTGCGCCTCTTGCAGCTCGTCGTCGCCTTTGCGGCCCTCTCATTGGCCGCCCCTGCGCGAGCCGCCACCGAGATCGCGTTGTGGCACGCCATGTCCGGCGAGCTCGGCCGGCAGCTGGAAAAGCTCGCCGCCGACTTCAACGCCTCGCAATCCGACTACCGCATCGTGCCCGTCTACAAGGGCAATTACACCGAGACGGTGACGGCCGCGATCTTCGCCTTCCGCTCGCGCAGCCAGCCCGCCATCGTCCAGGTCAACGAGGTCGCCACCGCTACCATGACCGCGGCCAAGGGCGCGATCTATCCGGTGTTCAGCCTGATGCGGGACCAGGGCGAGCCGTTCTCGCTCAATGATTACCTGCCCGCGGTCTCCGGCTATTACACCGATGCGGCCGGCAATCTGCTGTCGTTCCCGTTCAATTCCTCGACGCCGATCCTCTATTACAACAAGACCATGTTCCGCGACGCCGGCCTCGATCCGGAGGCGCCGCCGAAGACCTGGCCGGAATTGGGGGCGGCCGCGAAGCGCCTGCGCGACCGCGGCGCTGCATGCGGCTTCACCACGTCCTGGCCGTCCTGGATCCATGTCGAGAATTTCTCCGCCTTCCATAACCTCGCGGTAGCGAGCCGGGCGAACGGCTTCGCCGGGCTGGATGCGGAATTGAGCATCAACAATCCGACGCTGGTGCATCACGTCGCGGCGCTCAGCGAGTGGCAGAAATCCAAGCTGTTCGACTATAGCGGCCGCGGCCAATCGGCCGAGCCGCGCTTCCAGAAGGGCGAGTGCGGCATCTTCATCGGCTCCTCGGCGACGCGCGCCGACATCAAGGCCAATTCGAAGTTCGAGATCGGCTATGGCATGATGCCCTATTGGCCCGACGTTGCGGGCGCGCCGCAGAACTCGATCATCGGCGGCGCCACGCTTTGGGTGCTGCGCGACCGTCCGCGCGGGGAATACAAGGGCGTGGCGCGCTTCTTCGCCTATCTGTCGCAGCCCGGCGTGCAGGCCGCCTGGCACCAGAACACCGGCTATCTCCCCGTCACCCGCGCCGCCTTCGAGCTGACGCGCTCGCAAGGCTTCTATGAGCGCAACCCGGGCTCGGCGATCTCGTTCGAGCAGATCACGCTCAATCCGCCGACGGAGAACTCCAAGGGCATCCGGCTCGGCTCCTTCGTCCTGATCCGCGGCGTGATCGAGGACGAGCTCGAGCAGGCCTTCGCCGGCCACAAGAGCGCGCAATCCGCGCTCGATTCCGCCGTCGAGCGCGGCAACAAACTGCTCCGCCAATTCGAGCGCGCAAGTCCGGAGCGGTGA
- a CDS encoding TRAP transporter substrate-binding protein has translation MPVLSRAELSRTGVVFVALLLAAVSSSMRATGAVAREFRAADTQTENYPTVQALRHMGALIAERTGGRHEIKVFHSRQLGEEKETIEQTRAGAIDLNRTNVALIGNFVPAMNVLAMPFLFRSIEHMQKVLDGPVGNEILGSFEPYGFVGLAFYDSGARSIYNGVRPVKTIADLKGLRIRVQQSELMSQMMRALGAEPVELPYGQVLTGLANHLIDGAENNWPSFVTTDHYKHAGHYTLTEHTMSPEVLVISLKAWKSLSAEEQTIFKEAAQRSSRFMREKWRDLEEQSQRKAQEAGVTIVKDIDRKPFEEAMAAIYAKAERDPAAAALIERIRKVE, from the coding sequence GTGCCAGTGTTGAGCCGTGCCGAACTCTCGCGGACCGGGGTGGTCTTCGTCGCGCTTCTGCTTGCCGCAGTCTCGTCGAGCATGCGCGCGACGGGCGCCGTTGCGCGCGAATTTCGCGCCGCCGATACCCAGACCGAGAATTACCCGACCGTCCAGGCGCTGCGCCACATGGGCGCCCTGATCGCCGAGCGCACAGGCGGCCGCCATGAGATCAAGGTGTTCCACTCCCGCCAGCTCGGGGAGGAAAAGGAGACCATCGAGCAGACCCGGGCCGGTGCGATCGACCTCAACCGGACCAACGTGGCGCTGATCGGCAATTTCGTCCCGGCCATGAACGTGCTGGCGATGCCGTTCCTGTTCCGGTCCATCGAGCACATGCAGAAGGTGCTGGACGGACCTGTCGGCAACGAGATCCTCGGCAGCTTCGAGCCCTACGGCTTCGTCGGGCTCGCCTTCTACGATTCGGGCGCGCGGTCGATCTACAATGGCGTCCGCCCGGTGAAGACCATCGCGGACCTCAAGGGATTGCGGATCCGGGTGCAGCAGTCGGAGTTGATGAGCCAGATGATGCGCGCGCTCGGCGCCGAGCCGGTCGAGCTGCCGTACGGGCAGGTGCTCACCGGGCTTGCCAACCATCTGATCGACGGCGCCGAGAACAACTGGCCATCCTTCGTGACCACGGACCATTACAAGCATGCCGGCCATTACACGCTCACCGAGCACACGATGAGCCCGGAGGTGCTGGTGATCTCGCTGAAGGCCTGGAAGAGCCTGTCGGCGGAGGAGCAGACGATCTTTAAGGAGGCCGCGCAGCGCTCCAGCCGGTTCATGCGCGAGAAGTGGCGCGACCTCGAGGAACAGTCGCAGCGCAAGGCGCAGGAAGCCGGCGTGACCATCGTCAAGGACATCGACCGCAAGCCGTTCGAGGAGGCGATGGCCGCAATCTACGCCAAGGCCGAACGCGACCCCGCGGCGGCCGCGCTGATCGAACGCATTCGCAAGGTGGAGTGA